Proteins co-encoded in one Bradyrhizobium sp. 170 genomic window:
- a CDS encoding HGGxSTG domain-containing protein translates to MLLDMQRAPRCGARTRSGKPCQSPGMPNGRCRMHGGPSPGAPKGNQNAFKHGRYSASSIQHRRQIAALINEMREVVQAGPVK, encoded by the coding sequence ATGCTGTTGGATATGCAAAGGGCCCCGAGATGCGGTGCGCGAACCAGAAGCGGCAAGCCCTGCCAGTCCCCGGGAATGCCTAACGGCCGGTGCCGGATGCACGGCGGGCCATCTCCTGGAGCACCGAAGGGCAACCAGAACGCTTTCAAGCATGGTCGGTATTCGGCCAGCTCGATCCAGCACCGTCGCCAGATTGCGGCGCTTATCAACGAAATGCGCGAGGTGGTCCAAGCCGGTCCCGTAAAATGA